GGGCGCAAAGACGATCAGATAGACCTGTTCGGGTCCGATAACCTGGAGCAGGCGGCGGCTTTACTGGAGCTCAACTGGCAATTCCGCTCGTCGCGCGCCCTTATGGCTGCGCATCAACTGGGTTTCTTCGAGGCGCTGGCAAAACCGCGACAGGCAGATCAGGTCGCACTCAAGTGCGGCACAGATCCACGGATGACGGAAAAGCTTTTAATCGTCTGCTGCGCTCTGGGTGTAGTGAAGCGCGACGGGGAGCGTTTCGCGCTGACTAAGTTGGGATCGGACGTACTGCTGCAGGACAGCCCCCGCTACATCGGTGGCACAATAGACCACAATGAGATCCTCTGGTGGGCGACCACCGGACTCCCGGAAGTCGTACGCACAGGAAAACGCGATGCAGCTCCGGAGCCGCCCGAGCATTTCAAGCAGCATCTATTCGATAACTGGATCTGGGCCATGCACGGCATCGCATCCAACGGCCAGGCGCAATGGGTGGCCAGGCAGATCGACCTCAGCGACAGAAAGCTCCTGCTCGATGTAGCGGGCGGACCCGGCACCTACAGCATCGCATTGTGCCAGCGCTTCCCACATTTGAAGGCCGTTGTGTGGGACCTGC
The nucleotide sequence above comes from Dehalococcoidia bacterium. Encoded proteins:
- a CDS encoding methyltransferase; the protein is MKGRKDDQIDLFGSDNLEQAAALLELNWQFRSSRALMAAHQLGFFEALAKPRQADQVALKCGTDPRMTEKLLIVCCALGVVKRDGERFALTKLGSDVLLQDSPRYIGGTIDHNEILWWATTGLPEVVRTGKRDAAPEPPEHFKQHLFDNWIWAMHGIASNGQAQWVARQIDLSDRKLLLDVAGGPGTYSIALCQRFPHLKAVVWDLPETLVIARQVIQRFGMSKRVKVQAGDWSKDEFGSGYDCLLMSNILHGPGSHADVRLKQAKKALKRGGLLIVHDFLLNNDRSGPLPASLFNLWLGTYTVSEMIAVIRKAGFSDVSLIAGNGQHGSGLITARRP